The genome window atacaatgtggcctacatgtgctaggctggatgtgtccttcactagaaccagcacacgttaacaacgttaacaaggaaactcttggagttatatcacttgagaggaagctctcttggattacagttgccacacaatcttgcaaacctataatatttgttctgatttattattttatatgttattcacacacacagtgacttatttatcactatcactagttactagttgcaactagctggaagcaacactagttcactgccataatgatcgaaaattgtctgatatagttcctttttggtaaatgtattgaaTGCAAGTCACAtgtagtgtctccctgtgaggtaccagttcctatcgacactacctcatagaaacatactaatattaattaaaaattttgtctgctccacatatataacacaaattaaacttaataaactaagtcaataaaccatgcatttattcttacccttcctgacgctgcattgtgggaaaggggtacgtgatcaatactgaaagatttCGAGGgatacataagattaaaaaagttgagaacccctgctatAGAATATCATGATCACAAtgctataaataaaatataaagacagaggggggggagggaattGGGATAGATTTCTTTCACTAGATTGGCAAAAGATCTGGCTAAGATCTGGCGACTACTGGCATCTCCCAAACTACACTGCTGAGAGGTAAGTGACGGAATTTCTATACAATGGTAGcctaaatttgcagtttcaacaaATAGCTATACCcaatcttatatattttttttttccctatgtcAAACAAGCTTGGGAACCTCCTGAGAAAGCGTGGTTTTAGGGTGAGGAAACCAAACACGAGCAAAATTTGATCCCTTGAAAAAGtctaggtaaataaaaaagaaaacaatatttagaaaaaaaatctagggaaatttccctACAACTCAATGAAATTGCCTGAATATAATGAACACCAGAACCCTAccctaaatctaacctaacctaacctaatgactGACAGACTGCTACAGCGCCTgcacaatattaataacaaacacacgaacacactcaGTACCCTTTCACTGACTGCAGTGGAAGGATCCAGAGCTAAAATTGATAAACCTTAGAAATTTtgtcctgaagttattattCACTTCCGATAGGATAAAATGCTTGTAGAACTGTGATCTACACcatgagaatgtgtatagttatgTGTGGTCTATTGgatgaaactgcaataatactcGTGTTATTCCTTTCTATCCTgtattatttccatttcctccattttcattctacctcctgttttaatcccactacctccatttattatctctctttcctctctttcccttgctGACAATGGCGTGCCTTCATATAGGTGaggtcaaatcagctgggtaaAAGAGCTGCGTAGAGCAAACTGGGAACCGCGGAGAGTGGTCTCAGCTGGATGAAAGATTCTTCTATTGTTTTAATCAGTTAGGATTAACTCAGTTGGTTGTTAAACCAACCATATATTCATCCAATTATGTATTAGATTTGATTTTGACAAATGATGTttagagagtgggagaggtaaAAGTCCTCTCCCCATTTCCCCACTGTGTTCACAGCCCTACTTGTACTTTAATTTTCCAAGACTTGCCATTGGTTTTTAGTAAAAATTGTATGGTATGGCACCGGGGTAATTATCCAATGATCAGAGTCAGTTTAGATTTCATTGACTGGGATTCTAAATTTGCTTATCTGATTGTAGAACAGATGTACTCTTCCTTGCTATTAGTAGTGTATCCATTGATTGACTCTTATGTCCCCTTGTCAAGATCAAATTCTCAAGTGCCACCTCTTAACATGCGCTCAACCCGtcagcttattttttttttatattagtaaTAAGAAAGTGAGCAGACCTCACACTGGTCCCCTGAAGATTTTGGCTGGCCAAATAGTTACAGACCCTTAATCTATGACCAATATCTTTGCAGATGAATTTTCATTAGTATACACAGCTATAGTTCCAgattctccttctccatttcaagAACATGACACAACCATACCTGATTTGGTAATATCTCAAGATGATGTTAAGAAGGCACTTGACACATTAGATCTTAATTCCTACGTGGGACCTGACAAGTTGCACCCTCATTTATTAAAGTCATGTTCAAGTAGTTTGTCTTATCCCATTTGGCTTTTATTTAAAAAATCATTGGAAACACTCATTAGTGGTTCCTATCTTCAAAAAGAGTTCTCATTATGTCCCATtgaattacagaccagtgtcttTAATCTGTATGCTTTCTAAATGTATGGAGCGTGTAATTTCtgaacatatattttcttttggaAATGAAAACAATTTGCTAGATGCTAACCAGTATGGCTTCAGAGCTGGGAGGTCCACAGAAGATCAATTGCTCCTTACATACAATGACATTACTAAATGGATTGACCAAGGATGTAATGTAAATTTGATCTTATTCAACTTCTCTAAAGCATTTAATGTAGTTGTACATGAAATTTTATTTCAGAAATTGTTTGATttagggataagaggaaaaatattgcaATGGATAAGAGAATTCTTAACCAACAGGGAGATGAGAGTTGTTGTTAAACATAAAATAAGCAGATCCCATCCACTTGTAAGTGGAATCCCACAAGGATCTGTTCTGGGTCCATTCCTGTGTTTGCTCTATATTAACTTTtttaataatgatgttaattgCTCAACCAAAATTTTTGCCGCTGACTTAAAACTATATGTACAGATACAATTATcaaacagagaaacaataaaagatagtaTTGTAACTTGTCAAAGGAATATTGACACTCTGTATCAAGTGGCTAGATCCTGGGGTTTACAAATGAATCCTACCATATGTGTTGTTCTCTGCTTTCGTTGCAAGTGTATTGATTGGTCAGGACTTGAAGATGtgactcattattattatggaaAGGGATGGAAGATTCAGgacagagtaggaggaggggtagCTATCAtgtacaggaaggaaaggaattttaGAGTAGAAAAACTAGATGTAGGAAGCTGTGCCATGAGTGAGGATATTCTAGCAGTGAAGGTAGAGTGCACAGGTGAGCATAGGAAGTGTGAAAgttttggtggtgattgtagtgtaCATGACAGTAGAGGGTGAGAGAGTAGTGACAGAGAACAGCAGGAAGTATGGTATTCTAAGGAAGATCATGGGAGaatgtgctggagagagagtgattgttatgggagatatgaatgCACATGTAGGTATACTAGGCAAGCAAATGAACAGGAATTGAGAAATGCTTGACGGCTTTGTAAATGAGATGGAATTGGAGAACCTGAACgagaccctggctgaaggacgaTTGACTTGGTGTGCGAAGAACCAGGGGTCTGCGATTGATTATAtgctatagtctgaccattttatgaagatcacttaggcattggctttttcggggatttcccggcctgcggaGCTGCCAAACCTTGtgctgggcaaattaagggattagagcctatgtgtcaatgagaaccttgcttctctctctctctctctctctctctctctctctctctctctctctctctctctccatataaaatttacatttcatgcaaatatatttctatCAGAGATCTATACTTACTTATAATTTACTAAAATTTTAGAAAAGAATCTGcctgtcagtttctctctctctctctctctctctctctctctctctctctctctctctctctctctctctctgtttcatcctggtggtagggagaggaagtgacccatggattaacaccgtcactttgacctgtgacctcactcggtcacccagaGGGATGTGACATCGCTCGGAGGAAACgtattgttgtgtttgcaaaaacaatgcaaaatatatttaaaaataaacacaaattcctctaacttgcctttttagagcatcacaatgtatatgtactacaacactATTCAGTTaataagtattaagtacctgacttgagGTGCGTATTGGTACAAGTGTGACACCGCCGCAGGCTGGGAAATCCCCAAAAAAgccaacgcctaagtgatcttcataaaatggtcagattATAATGAATAGGAGAATGTGTGAGATGGTGGACCACATGTGGATTGACGAAGATGGAACGATTGACAGTGTCTCaagaccataacatgctggtgttGGAGTGTAAGTTGAATGAGAGACAGAATAGGAATATAAAAGCtaaaaggagaaggtggaggctaAGAGATACaggatgggagaatttccaggtAGACCTCAGTGAGAGATGCTGGGAAGATGAAAGCTTGAATGATATGGATGAATTGAATGATAGATTTGTTGAGAATGTGAGGAACGCAGCTACCAGCCAGATAGGATATGTGAGAACGAGTGCCAGAAAGCATACATGTAAGCCGTGGTGAAACGATGAGGTTAGggatgccaggagagagagagagattaaataggGTGTGTAGACagttgagaaagaggaggtatgACAGTGAAGAGGCAAAAAGTGATTACCAGAATGCATGGACAGCATATGTGAGGCAGCAGCGAgtgacgaagcgaaagataatgaatgccaaGGGTAGGTGTGAGAGAAGCGTGATTCAGTCCCTCACATAGAAAGGCGTGGAAGGGGGCAAAGAATGGTATAGATttctgaggggtgaggggatgtctGACCGTGAAAATGTGGAGAGCCTCAAGGTGAATGGGACAGTGGtgacagataaagaagagatgagaaaggtgaTTAAAGAGttctgggaagagattggaggtgtaggtgaggtatTTGATGTGAAAGAAGggtgtgtgacactggagagaaaggacgcAGATGAATTGAACGAAAGAATCagcagagaggaagtggagaaatgtgtgaaaaggcaaaagaatggTAAGACAGCAGGGCCAGATGAGATACCATATGAGATGTACAAAAATGGAGAAGTtctgattgataggatgactgagctttttaaccaggtgtgggaggaagagagagtgccaAGAGTGTGGAATGAATGTAGGGTGACTCTGTTACAAGAGTAAAGATGAGTTGAAAAACTACAGGTATTAGTGAATACAGTGGGTAAAGTGTTCAGTGGTgtgctgaatgagagattgtgtaaatggattgaagtaggcagtagtcacctgccgcccggtggaatactccaggagaggtacttacggggatgtaggcagtgctgcagactgagtgattccccgtgtcctctcttcccggttccctttgtggtctcatttatacaattgagcagctgcagcctgccctctaaagacaacttctactacttcctacactacactacaacaccttacacttttacactctcttcaaatcaaaatttaataatggcttcaccacgccctgcctcggagtcccctctgggagggaccataaatgtccccaggtcggactgcccctctgctgtcgaccttgggtgtcttgacacttcatctaatactttcactatcaatttctgcaacattcgtggccttcgttctaattttcaatctgtggaacaccacctctcctctactaaacctcatcttctcttcctaaccgaaacacagttgtctgtgactactgacagcagcccttttctgttccctcctacttgctctatcctcattttcaatccaaagctggatgttgcgcatacgtgcgtaacgacaccacttgctcgtgcccacaatcttgaatcttcagaattttctaccatctggctaagacttcaatgtcactctctaactaaattcatctgtgctgtatacctctcacctaattcctctgactatgtaaaattctttgactatttgacttccaaggtggagcacatcttatctcactttcctttgctgagatctccattttagggatttcaatgttcaccaccagctttggctttcatcttctttcactgaccaacctggtgaacaaaccttcaactttgctatccttcatgacctagagcagctagtgcagttccctacccgtattcctgaccgccttggagacacgcccaacattcttgatcttttcctaacctccaacccttctgcttactctgttaaactttcctctccgttgggctcctccgaccacaatctaatttccgttacctgttctatcactccagtgcagcctcaggacccgcctaagcggaggtgcttctggcattttaactctgctaagtgggaggaactaaggcagtactattctgatttccttgggatgattattgttttcatgtcagagatccttctctttgtgccgagcgcataacagaggtgattatctctggcatggagctatacattcctcatactttctctaaccctaaagctaaaaagccttggtttaactctgcttgttctcgtgctgtcaatgatagagaggcggctcacaaacggttccgtagccatccaactgctgaaactcatgccctatatatttctgcccgtaatcatgccaaatctattctccaacttactaaaaactctttcatcaatagaaaatgtcaaagtctttccaattctaactcctctcgagatttctggcatctagccaataatatctctaacaactttacttcttcgtctttccctcctttacttcatccagatggctctacagctgtctcttcttttctaaagctgaactcttcgctcaaacctttgctaccaactcaactttggatgattctgggcatattcctcctactcctccaccctctgactacttcatccctaaaattaaaattctttataaagacgttttcctggccctctctggccttgattctcggaaggcttacggtccggatggagtccctcctgttgttctcaaaactgtgcttccgaactcgctcactgcctggtcaaactctttcatctgtgtctctctacttctatttatccttcttgctggaagtttgctcacattcaacctgtccctaaaaaggtgaccactccaatccttctaactaccgccctatagctttgatttcctgcctttctaaagcctttgagtctatccttaataggaagataatgaggcatctatcagctcacaaccttctctctgattgccagtatggtttccgtaaaggcagatctactggtgatcttcttactttcctaactgaatcttggtcatcctcttttagggacttcggtgaaacctttgctgtcggccttgacatatcgaaagccttcgatagagtctggcacaaatctttaatttctaaactaccctcctacggattctatccttctctctgtaccttcatctccagtttcctttccgatcgttctattgctgctgtagtagacggtcactgttcttccctaaaactatcaacagtggtgttccacagggttctgtcctatcacccactctctttctattattcatcaatgatctcctaaatctgactcaatgccctatccactcctatgctgatgataccacctgcattattcaacagcgttcaacagacgcccaacccaacaacaattaaatgactcaaggcgagatgctataggacgcctaacttctgatctttcacttgtttctgattggggcagagaaaacctggttttgttcaatgcctcaaaaactcaatttctacaactatctactcgacataaccttccagacaactatcctctcttcttcaataacactcaacttccctctcctctacattaaacacactcggtctatccttcactaaaaatctaaactggaaatttcacatctctactcttgctaaatcagcttccaagaagttaggtgtcctatggcgtcttcgtccatttttctctccctcccagctgcttgctctgtacaggggccttatccgcccgtgtatggagtatggctctcatgtctgggggggatccacacacagctttactaaacaaggtggaatctaaagcttttcgtcttatcaactcttctcctctaactgactgtcttgattctttaagtcaccgccgcaatgttgcatctttatctgtcttctaccgctgttttcatgctgtctgctcttctgaacttgctaactgcatgccttccccctcctgcggcctcgctgcacaagactctctacttcttctcatccctattctgtccatcttcctaatgcaagagttaaccagtatcttcactccttcattccctacactggtaaactctggaactctctacctgtgtctgtatttccacctgcctatgacttaaactctttcaaaagaggagtgtcaagacacctcttacgttaactggaccctccttttagatttttttgttttttcctcttaacagggcctggcaaccagcgggattttttttttccaacactttgttttcccttggccagtgcccttgtaatgtaaaaaaaaaaaaaaaaaaaaaactgtagtgCTGGGTGAAGAATAGAATGGTTTCCGTGTGGATAGGAGAGCTGAAGAcaacatgtttgtggtgaatgagctgaatgagaggaaaaggaaggagggtagTAAATTATACTTGGGTTTTCTGGATATAGAGAAAGTGTATGACAGGGTGAATAGAAGAATGTTAGGCAGAGTCTTAGAAAAGATTGGACTGAGTTCAAAGATAGTTAGCATAGtgcaaagtatgtatgtggacacAAGGGCTAGATATAGACTAGGAAACATAGAAACAGACTAggtaaagagtgagagaggagtcagGTAGGGTTGTATTTAGTCACCAACCCTCTTCAGTTTATATacagaggaactggctgccagaatgagaaggatgaatgcaaaAGTAAAGGTGGGGAATGATAGGgtatgtgtgctcttgtatgcagatgatgtggtagtCATGAGTGAATCAGCAGAGGAGCTCCAAAGTCTCCTGGATGTTGTAGATGGCTATGGAAAAGACTTTGGGTGAGATTCAGCAGTGAGATGAGcaaggtgatggttgtgaataggtcagatgatgaaagaaacttgGTGTGGAAACTGGGAGAAAATGAAGTGCAACAGGCTGAGGAATACAAatatctggggatgtggatgagtccatatggctgtgtgaaagcaaagaatgaaaagatgagcttggtgaaccagtgggtgggtcgactaggaagtgcagcaaggatgagagccagCAAGTATGATGTGCTGCGAGAAGTCTGGAAGAGCATGGCTGCTccaagcatcatgtatggtatggatgtgatgacgtggaatgaaagtgaattagAGAAGCTAGAAATAAGACAGAACAGAGTAGCAGGAATGGCTCTAAATGCACCAGGGTCTGCAGCAATAGAGGCATTAAGGGGAGACATGGGATGGAGTACCTTCAGAGAGAGGCATGTGAAGGCAACACTGAGATTCAAGGCTAGgctagaacgaatgaatgatgcaagaatagttaAGAAGGTGTTTGTTTCTATGGAATGTTAGGAATagcaggtgggggaagaagtgtgtcaggatggtagtGAAGAGTGGTCTGGAAACTAGTTGGGCATTCCAGTGAGTTGAGGGGAAGCATGTTGAGAGTGACTGGAGCATGATTGTTGGAAATGGAGAGGGCCCAGactgggatgtaaggaagtggaaaagagagatagacagaagggtGAAGTGTATTGGATTGAGCGAATGGAGGAATAggatggaacaaaagagtactctggagtggtatagggagaaagaggccccaatgtatgaaaagtggtatgatggcagcctgggggGTGATctcctcttccgagctagggcacagtgcatgaatgtgaatgcaaggagttacagatggtcagagtcccgcagcaaagtgtgccagatgtgtgactcgggagaggatgagacggtggagcatgtgatgctggagtgtgtgaagtatgccagagacaggaatgagatgatgcaagtggtgctgagagaATTGGGGGATGCCAGGGTGGAAAAgactggaagggaatggatggtgttgctgctgggactgtgtggagacacgagtgaaaggatgatagaagctatcaaggagttcctggagagaatgtggagtgccagatgcagggattAGTAGTATTAAGGATGGTGTCTGGTTTAGGTTCttgccgctttttttttttttttcatcccctaCAGGTGCTgccaatactaaggcctgcctcaggagaaatcctgggacacctatagaatcaagatcaagatcatacTTAGGGGATGAAATGTTACCAGAAAAGGATATTTCTCAAGATTTAGGTATTTTTGTGGATACATCATTGAAGTTCTACAAACAAATCTCTACAATCACATGTAAAGCCTCTGCTGTGGCAAATAACTTGTTGAAATCCACTGTTAATCGTGATTGCACATTTATGACTACCTTGTATATCTCTGAGATATGCCCTATGTTAAAGTACAACTCAGCAGTGTAGAACCTTGGTTATATCAAAGATGTCAAAGCACTTGAGTCAGTTCAGCGTCGGTGGACTAAATGTATTGATGGCCTTGAGAATTTACCCTATTATGATTGTCTTAAAGCTTTGAATTTAATTTCTGTTAAAGGTCATGACATTATTAAGATGTGGCAAACTGTAAATGGAAAATCCTTCTTATATTTCAATGATTTCTTCTTCCACCCAACTTCGAACACCACCAGAGGCCATCAACACAAGTTGGTCCATGTGCGCACCAACCTATAGTTATTAGGAAACGTTCATTCGCAATACGAAACATTGGCCTCTGGAATTCCCTCCCTGAGTCTGTTGTTACATGTTCCAGTCTTGCGTCATTCAAATCTGCCTTATCATCCCCATCTTgaaaatctattttttttttttttttttaaatattaacgAGGTTAATTTAGTTTATTATTTATGATGCACTCCAGCCCGTTTGTATTGTTATTCAAAATGTGGAGTACTTGTATTGTAAGGGCTGGCGCATCAGCCGAGTGCGGCTTCTTGCCCTTTACCTGAGTCGGGAGGAACAGGAAGCCCACCACCTAAGAGAACCAGGTAAGATCGGGTGGGACGTGTATATTTGGGCAGTGCCGAAAACCCTAATGAAATTTCAATTTTATTCcaattctttgttcttttaataAGGAAAGGTCACGCGCTTTCAAAGCACAACTTGTCATACTGAAGGCCATATATAAGCTCTGACTTGTTTGTTCCCTTTATAAGACATGACAGTCCCCATCTTACCTTCCACAAATTCCTTGTTAGCCCGGCCGCCGGAGCAAGGTCATCGAGGACCACGGCTCATGAGATAGCAGGACTTCATATTGAGAGGTAAATATACATGAAGGAACTCCAGACTTCAACATGgtggcaattctctctctctctctcttgatcttgATATTTGAAAAAGGTCAACTATTCTGTTCAGTAGATATACAGACAAAAAATTTAATCGTAAATCAAGATCATTCATATCTCACAATGTAAAATAAAGTAGGAAGGTAGACAACTTCACTTTTCGTATTTCCCTCATTAAAAAGAAtacatgataataatgaaattaatgaaattaAGATGAAATAGAGATTATCTGTATACTTTCACTTTCTGAAATCACtttataataatgagagagagagagagagagagagatgcgtgtttacttcatttttctttctaaagcCATTGCATTACAAAAGAGAGAATTATCTAATAAGTTTGAACCATCAGTATTCCTTCATGTTCTGCCAATACTTATCTTCATGCTACATGTGCTATCATGTTCAAGAGAATAGCGAAGTCACCCCTAACTTGGCATGATCAAATTCTCTGTGTCGGCACATAAACAGTCAAGTGTCAACAAAACAGGGAGGACCAAGAAGAGAACTTCTCCGTCAGGAGTCAGTGTCCGGGGTAGGACGTCATACTCGAGGCTTTTGGGACAACGTATACTTTCTCTTAATTCCAAGGTGGGTGAAAACAGAGTAAGATGAAGCCCTAACATCCAGCACACGTCCCTGCCCGCCGCCCACCCACACCATTGGGGAGTGGTCGGTGCCCTTTAATGTTGCTCTACCTGCTCCAAGAGGGATGGATTGCTGCGAATCATATTGAGGGTTAAAGGGAGCAATAAGGAAGTATGACTGAAATGGGTCATGGAGTTCGGCATGgtcgttccatttttttttttttttttttcattaagaaTGGGTTAATGAAAGTAACAATTACTAGGTAGTATTAGCACTTATCTTGTTATGCAAAATAATAGCATTTTGAAAGACTTATCAGCTCTCTAATTTTTGATGATTTATGGTATAATAGCTTTTTTTCAAGGAATTATTCAATATTAAGTAGTCCTCAACTTTTATCTTAACTTATAGAGCAATGATTATTGAGTTATCCTGTATAATTGTGTTCTTCAAGCCTTCATGCAAAACTCATCTTTACCACTGGAAGAAAACCTGATATTTGTGTTGAACTTCCAGCTCTGTGAAACTTCTCAAACTATAAGGCAATGGAGACTAATCAGAAAGAGCCAGAAGGCAGGGAGCCTGCTGCCAACAACCAACCCCCAGATGCTTTACCTAGGAACCTTCTGGATGATGAGGAAAGACTCAGCAGCTTTGGCTCTCCCAAGCACGGCCCAACACTGTCCACGAGCACCAGCAGCTTTGAGGCACTAGACCCACATGACCCAAATCTGAGTCACCTTGCCTCACTCATGTTCTCCCACACTTCAAACTACCTTCAGGTTTGTTTCAAaataaaatgtgataaaaacttCCCAGCCCTCAGCCATGGTCATGTAAATCATTCAGTATCTAGTGTCAGTATTTCAAGGAAGCATTTTACTTGATTCTGATGCAGAGCACTTGAGACAAATACCTTATAAAGTGTTGCAATGAATCAGGTCGTTCATTTTGTACAAATCCTTCAGGGGGAGTTGTCTGCTGTGCTGGAAGATTACACTCTACTGGAGCAGATGAACCGTGCAACTATCACCAAGTATTCTGATATGAGGCAGATTGGTGGAAG of Portunus trituberculatus isolate SZX2019 chromosome 37, ASM1759143v1, whole genome shotgun sequence contains these proteins:
- the LOC123514220 gene encoding biogenesis of lysosome-related organelles complex 1 subunit 2-like, whose product is METNQKEPEGREPAANNQPPDALPRNLLDDEERLSSFGSPKHGPTLSTSTSSFEALDPHDPNLSHLASLMFSHTSNYLQGELSAVLEDYTLLEQMNRATITKYSDMRQIGGSVSRALKDLNEKYLALQPYLEQIDQIEDSVTKLEAAAYKLDAYSKRLETRFKSLEKK